Proteins encoded within one genomic window of Lycium ferocissimum isolate CSIRO_LF1 unplaced genomic scaffold, AGI_CSIRO_Lferr_CH_V1 ctg473, whole genome shotgun sequence:
- the LOC132044535 gene encoding uncharacterized protein LOC132044535: MGFKERQLSKLEDLEIEKQLHLLNKLAVKTIKTIYGDTYDCVDFNKQLAFDHPLLKNHNFHPQPCLLNVHFMLSFIEMHIRYCEFVMHNLVLNLQMKPTLATTKQNADNSSTSPASRIWLNGKGYAPRTVPIKRTTKEDLIRHRSMPPPEDVTVNAQLTTTNNNSEPKGIYRSSQEYKVAVARTENNPNNKFAGAEMATSVWNPSVKGRILEKMQLLCTWTRDLDWQVLMHSPSLPSDDLASP; encoded by the exons ATGGGGTTCAAGGAGAGACAGTTGTCCAAACTGGAAGACTTAGAGATAGAGAAACAACTTCACCTTTTGAACAAACTAGCGGTCAAAACAATTAAG ACTATATATGGTGATACATATGATTGTGTGGATTTCAATAAACAACTTGCATTCGATCATCCGTTATTGAAGAATCATAATTTTCATCCCCAGCCATGTCTCTTAAATGTCCATTTTATGTTGAGCTTTATAGAAATGCATATACGATATTGTGAATTTGTGAtgcataatttagttttaaatCTCCAGATGAAACCTACTTTAGCGACAACAAAGCAAAATGCAGATAACTCGTCAACTAGTCCGGCATCGAGGATATGGTTAAATGGCAAAGGTTATGCCCCTAGAACAGTTCCAATTAAAAGAACTACAAAAGAAGATCTTATCAGACACAGAAGTATGCCACCACCGGAAGATGTCACAGTTAATGCTCAATTGACTACG ACTAACAACAATAGCGAGCCAAAAGGAATATACAGATCTTCACAAGAATACAAG GTTGCAGTAGCTCGGACTGAAAATAACCCAAATAATAAGTTTGCAGGAGCTGAAATGGCAACTAGTGTATGGAATCCTTCTGTTAAAG GGAGGATACTCGAAAAGATGCAGCTGTTGTGTACATGGACCAGAGACCTTGACTGGCAAGTTTTGATGCACTCACCGTCTCTACCTTCTGATGATTTAGCGAGTCCATGA